A single region of the Phoenix dactylifera cultivar Barhee BC4 unplaced genomic scaffold, palm_55x_up_171113_PBpolish2nd_filt_p 001131F, whole genome shotgun sequence genome encodes:
- the LOC103696686 gene encoding probable serine/threonine-protein kinase PBL3: MGNFCGRPAKCANAPFSVGSKNSLPSTGASSSIDSSKTTSTGVDNSLPSCKTEASPAVSLKSSLAVNLKSFTLNDLKTATKNFSSNSYLGEGGFGCVFKGWIDENTFLPTRPGVGIVVAIKKLKRESFQGHKEWLAEVTYLGQLRHENLVKLIGYCSESDNKLLVYEYMQRGSLENHLFKRGVQTISWAMRVNIAIGVARGLSFLHSLETPVIYRDLKASNVLLDSDFHAKLSDFGLARNGPTGDKTHVSTRVVGTRGYAAPEYIATGHLSVKNDVYSFGVVLLELLSGMRALNEDRCSAEETLVDWAKPFLNERRKISRIMDTRLEGQYAKKEAQAIAALALQCLHTDPKNRPIMTEVLATLEQLRASKETTVPRIYSRK, encoded by the exons AGAATTCACTGCCTAGCACTGGTGCCTCTAGTTCAATAGATTCAAGTAAAACAACTTCTACTGGGGTGGATAATTCTCTTCCATCATGCAAAACTGAGGCATCACCTGCTGTTAGTTTGAAGTCCTCACTTGCAGTCAATCTGAAGTCCTTTACCCTGAATGATCTCAAGACTGCTACTAAAAATTTCAGCTCCAATTCTTATCTCGGTGAAGGAGGGTTTGGGTGTGTCTTCAAAGGATGGATTGATGAGAATACCTTTTTACCCACAAGACCAGGAGTTGGTATTGTTGTTGCCATCAAGAAACTCAAACGGGAAAGCTTTCAGGGACACAAGGAATGGCTT GCAGAAGTGACCTATTTGGGTCAGCTTCGACATGAAAATCTAGTGAAGCTCATAGGATACTGTTCAGAATCTGATAACAAACTTCTTGTCTATGAGTACATGCAGAGGGGCAGCTTGGAGAACCATTTGTTCAAAA GAGGAGTACAGACTATTTCCTGGGCGATGCGAGTCAACATTGCCATTGGGGTTGCTCGAGGACTATCATTCTTACACAGCTTAGAAACCCCAGTAATATACCGTGATTTAAAAGCTTCCAACGTTCTTCTCGACTCA GACTTCCATGCAAAACTATCGGATTTTGGCTTAGCAAGAAATGGTCCTACTGGAGATAAAACTCATGTTTCAACTCGGGTGGTTGGAACTCGTGGTTATGCTGCTCCAGAATACATTGCTACAG GTCACTTGAGTGTAAAGAACGACGTATACAGCTTTGGGGTTGTGTTGTTAGAACTTTTATCAGGGATGCGAGCACTAAATGAAGACAGATGTTCTGCAGAGGAGACTCTTGTAGATTGGGCAAAACCATTTTTGAATGAAAGAAGGAAAATATCGAGGATCATGGACACAAGGCTGGAGGGTCAGTATGCAAAGAAGGAAGCCCAGGCAATTGCTGCTCTTGCCTTGCAGTGTCTACACACAGATCCCAAAAACCGGCCTATCATGACAGAAGTTCTTGCCACACTAGAACAGCTCAGAGCATCAAAAGAGACAACGGTACCTCGAATCTACTCAAGGAAATAA